The sequence TTTGGGAGATCCGAGTATTGAGGACTTTCAAGACAAAAAGCATTTGGAAAGATTATTAAAATCCGATATAAAACAAATACTGGAGAAATATGAAATTGATATTTATCGGATTGCCGATTTTGAAAAGTTTGGTCTTTTGGAACGTAACGCTCCCGACCTTTGCGCCGATCGTATAGATTATACATTAAGAGAAATTGCGCTTTCAGATGTTGATTTGGCTAAAAAATTGGTGGATGCACTTTGTATTTTTCATGAACTTATCATTTTTAAAAATGTGGTAAGCGCAAAACAATTTGCTATGATATATTTAAAATTAAATAAAGAACATTGGACAGGGTTTGAAGCCGTAAGCCGTTACTATCAGTTGGCAGGCATCTTAAAAAAGGCTTTACAGAAAGATATAATAAAGAAAGATGATCTATGGAAAACAGACGCTGAAGTAATCAATAAGCTCATAGCATGCAATGAGTCGGAACTGATGGATAAATTAAATTTAATGAAAGAAAAGACCACCAGTATACGCTTCGGTATAAGTCATCGTAAAAAATTTAGATATATTGACCCCCATATTTTAGTGGATGGATCGTGTCTGCCACTTACTCAGTTGGATACAGAATATGGCTCAATGCTAAAAGATGAAAAAAAACTAAGTGCCGAAGGAATAACGATTTAGGGACTTGGCAGTTTTTCAAAATCGTTGTATAATATAATATTAACTATTAATTCTATGAATATATGGAAGAAAAAAAATACTCCATAGGAGAAAACATTCAAGATATGGAGTTTGAAATATTTTATAATAAAGACATAAAGAAAGCACATTTTTCTGATTATAAGGGGAAGTGGCTTATATTATTCTTTTATCCAGCTGATTTCACTTTTGTTTGTCCAACCGAGCTTCGCGAAATGGCAGAGCTTTATCCGCAATTTCAAAATGAAGGAACGGAGATTGTAAGTGTGAGTACCGATACGGCTTTTGTGCATAAAGCATGGCATGACGACTCAGAGGCAATTAAGCAGGTTAATTTTCCGATGGCGGCTGATCCGACAGGAAAGATGTGTCGAGCATTTGGGACGTACATTGAAGATGAGGGATTATCTTTACGTGGAAGCTTTTTAATTGATCCAGACGGTGTGATTAAAGCATGCGAAATACACGATAATAGTATTGGCCGTAATGCAAAAGAATTACTTAGAAAATTACAGGCGGCAAAGTTTGTCCGCGAACATGGCGATAAAGTTTGCCCTGCTAGCTGGCATCCGGGAGGGGATACATTAACCCCGGGAATAGATTTAATTGGGAAAATATAATAATTAATTTTTTAATAAATATGAAATACGAACTATCGCAATTGCCATATGCATATGATGCATTGGAACCATATTTGGATGCGGAAACAATGGAGCTCCATTATGATAAGCACCATAGAGGATATCTAACGAAATTAATGGGTGTTTTGGAAAATTATCCAGCATTAAAAGAATGCCAAGCCGAAGATTTGCTTAAAGAACTTAATAACTTGGAAGTTAGTGATGAGGATAGAACAAAAATTAAAAATTTTTGTGGAGGGTTTGTAAATCATGCTACTTATTGGGAAGAGATGAATCCTGCAAATAAAAGAAATGAAGAGCTAGTACACGATATTGAGCGTGATTTTGGAAGCCTGGAAGAAATGAAAAAACAATTTAGCGATTTAGCCAAAAAACATTTTGGTTCCGGATGGGCGTGGTTAGTTAAGAATAAAGAAGGTAAACTAGAAGTATATTCTTTGCCAAATCAAGATTCTCCGCTTACTTTGGGTCATCAACCAATTTTAACTCTGGATGTTTGGGAACATGCGTATTATTTAAAGTATAAGAATAAAAGAGATGAATTTATAGAAGCTTGGTGGAATACCGTACGGTTGATTTAATAAACAAATTATGCTATATTGTAGGACAGATTTAATCTGTTCCTATTTTTATGAAAAAAATATTATTACACATATGTTGCGGGCCATGCGCTACGCATCCGGCAACAGTTTTGAGCCAAGAATATGAGGTGATTGGTTATTTTTATAATCCAAATATATGGCCATATAAAGAGTGGCGAAGGCGTTATGAGGCATTTTTAAAATTTTGTAAAGAGAACCGAGTAATATCGGATTATTTTCCAAAAAAGCCGTTGATAGAGGAAGAGTATAATATAGGGCACCAAAAATATTTAGATAGCGTGAAAGGTTGCGAGAAAGAACCTGAAGGCGGAAAAAGATGCCCCCTTTGTTTTACTATGAGATTGGATGAAGCGGCTAAGTTTGCCAGCCATAGTTTGATAAGTATCTTTGCCACGACACTTACAATAGGAAGAAATAAACAGCCAAATATTATAAATCCAATAGGTCAAATTTCTGCCGATAAATATGGAATAAACTTTTACGAAGCCAATTGGAAAAAACAAGACGGCGCGTTAAAAGGTAAGAAAATTTCTGACGAACATGGTCTTTATCGTCAGCATTATTGTGGGTGCGAGTTCTCAATTCGCGATTAAACACTTATATGAAGTTAGAACTGTTTAATTATA is a genomic window of Parcubacteria group bacterium CG10_big_fil_rev_8_21_14_0_10_36_14 containing:
- a CDS encoding peroxiredoxin (with AhpF catalyzes the conversion of alkyl hydroperoxides to their corresponding alcohols; AhpC reduced the hydroperoxide substrate) encodes the protein MEEKKYSIGENIQDMEFEIFYNKDIKKAHFSDYKGKWLILFFYPADFTFVCPTELREMAELYPQFQNEGTEIVSVSTDTAFVHKAWHDDSEAIKQVNFPMAADPTGKMCRAFGTYIEDEGLSLRGSFLIDPDGVIKACEIHDNSIGRNAKELLRKLQAAKFVREHGDKVCPASWHPGGDTLTPGIDLIGKI
- a CDS encoding superoxide dismutase, whose amino-acid sequence is MKYELSQLPYAYDALEPYLDAETMELHYDKHHRGYLTKLMGVLENYPALKECQAEDLLKELNNLEVSDEDRTKIKNFCGGFVNHATYWEEMNPANKRNEELVHDIERDFGSLEEMKKQFSDLAKKHFGSGWAWLVKNKEGKLEVYSLPNQDSPLTLGHQPILTLDVWEHAYYLKYKNKRDEFIEAWWNTVRLI
- a CDS encoding DNA integration/recombination/inversion protein, whose amino-acid sequence is MKKILLHICCGPCATHPATVLSQEYEVIGYFYNPNIWPYKEWRRRYEAFLKFCKENRVISDYFPKKPLIEEEYNIGHQKYLDSVKGCEKEPEGGKRCPLCFTMRLDEAAKFASHSLISIFATTLTIGRNKQPNIINPIGQISADKYGINFYEANWKKQDGALKGKKISDEHGLYRQHYCGCEFSIRD